A genome region from Leifsonia sp. Root112D2 includes the following:
- a CDS encoding LacI family DNA-binding transcriptional regulator, translated as MSEQKVSSRRATLAEIALDASVSMSTVSKVLNGRSGVSDPVRARIEGLLHSSGYSRRGAEQSQARLLELVFQNIDSEWSLAIIRGVDRVAREHGMSVVLTESGDRHSPAADWIEGVLKRRPLGVILVFSDLSADHKRRLRTRDIPFVVVDPAGDPAPDVPSIGSANWAGGLMATRHLLELGHRRIGVITGPEDMMCSRARVSGYRAALDEVGIPIDPALVVPGTFHYSDGVEGGERLLRAADRPTAIFAGNDLQAFGVYEAARNLGLSVPDDVSIVGYDDIPSARWVGPALTTVRQPLAEMAEQATRLVLALRDDPGRGAARLDLATSLVVRGSTAPPAAQKPLR; from the coding sequence ATGAGTGAACAAAAGGTTTCGTCGCGTCGCGCGACGCTTGCCGAAATCGCACTCGACGCATCCGTCTCAATGTCCACGGTTTCGAAGGTGTTGAACGGGCGCTCAGGCGTTTCCGACCCGGTGAGGGCGCGGATCGAGGGCCTGTTGCATTCCTCTGGTTACAGCAGGCGGGGTGCAGAGCAGTCGCAGGCGCGACTGCTCGAGCTGGTGTTCCAGAATATCGACAGTGAGTGGTCGCTCGCGATCATCCGCGGTGTCGACCGGGTCGCCAGGGAGCACGGCATGAGCGTCGTGCTGACCGAAAGCGGCGATCGTCATTCGCCTGCCGCCGACTGGATCGAAGGCGTCTTGAAGCGCCGACCGCTCGGCGTCATTCTTGTCTTCTCCGATCTGTCTGCCGACCACAAACGACGGCTGCGAACCCGCGACATCCCTTTCGTCGTGGTCGATCCGGCGGGAGACCCCGCTCCGGATGTTCCGTCGATCGGTTCCGCGAACTGGGCAGGTGGCTTGATGGCCACCCGCCACCTTCTGGAACTGGGTCATCGCAGGATAGGTGTCATCACCGGTCCCGAGGACATGATGTGCTCGCGAGCCCGTGTCTCCGGATATCGCGCGGCACTCGACGAGGTCGGCATCCCGATCGACCCGGCGCTGGTGGTGCCGGGAACGTTCCACTATTCCGACGGAGTGGAGGGCGGCGAACGCCTCTTGCGCGCCGCTGACCGCCCGACGGCCATCTTCGCGGGAAACGACCTGCAGGCGTTCGGGGTATACGAGGCTGCGCGAAACCTGGGGCTCTCGGTGCCAGACGACGTTTCGATCGTCGGTTATGACGACATCCCGTCTGCGCGGTGGGTCGGGCCGGCACTGACAACCGTGCGTCAGCCTCTCGCGGAGATGGCGGAACAGGCCACCCGACTGGTACTTGCCCTTCGCGACGATCCCGGCCGCGGGGCGGCTCGGCTCGACCTCGCGACGAGCCTCGTGGTGCGGGGAAGCACGGCGCCACCGGCCGCTCAGAAGCCTCTACGATAG
- a CDS encoding ABC transporter substrate-binding protein, translating to MAPQSTGAAFTRRSFIGVSAGAVATAVLAACSTGGGGGGGGGGKPLKFWNMPWGGTEFNPLDKKITVAYKPKSGLPSATYQEIQWANFTQTFSSAVASNTGPAVSSGGGTQAFQFANQGKIAYADDVLESWKKDGLYDDFLPGLIDAMKTDNGYAAVPYNLDVRISWYNKTLMQQAGVESPKSWDDYQNVCAALKKNGVYGFGLGSGAGSFTGSHILTAFMINNGGGLFNADKKPDCVTPENIEAMEFVLGLVKAGYSDPASATYTSDNVQAQWKAKKFGFGWDGAGLPAGAVGDVSGDLVVGDPLTSPSGKKGGLYFPNNIMMYKNTPSQKGSEAFLTYYYKNMAPLWTKNTGIGLPPLKSIADTSEFKANANNVKILSDWQPILKTWAAPGGDGLFYNIANTVDGTAPMLTFTQSILGGKTDAKSALTKLQTSIEGLMK from the coding sequence ATGGCTCCCCAATCCACAGGCGCTGCATTTACTCGGCGCAGTTTCATCGGCGTTTCGGCGGGCGCGGTAGCGACCGCTGTTCTGGCCGCATGCTCCACCGGCGGTGGAGGAGGCGGCGGTGGCGGCGGCAAGCCGCTCAAGTTCTGGAACATGCCGTGGGGCGGAACAGAGTTCAACCCTCTCGACAAGAAGATCACGGTGGCATACAAGCCGAAGAGCGGGCTGCCCTCGGCGACATACCAGGAGATCCAGTGGGCGAACTTCACCCAGACGTTCTCCTCGGCCGTCGCATCCAACACCGGCCCGGCCGTGAGCTCGGGCGGTGGAACCCAGGCGTTCCAGTTTGCCAACCAGGGCAAGATCGCCTACGCGGACGACGTGCTGGAGAGCTGGAAGAAAGATGGTCTATACGACGACTTCCTCCCCGGCCTGATCGATGCGATGAAGACCGACAACGGTTATGCGGCGGTGCCGTACAACCTCGACGTGCGCATTTCGTGGTACAACAAGACGCTCATGCAGCAGGCAGGCGTTGAATCGCCGAAGAGCTGGGATGACTACCAGAATGTCTGCGCTGCGCTCAAGAAGAATGGCGTCTACGGGTTCGGTCTCGGCTCCGGTGCTGGCAGCTTCACCGGAAGCCACATCCTCACGGCGTTCATGATCAACAACGGCGGCGGTCTGTTCAACGCCGACAAGAAGCCGGATTGTGTCACCCCGGAGAACATCGAGGCCATGGAGTTCGTCCTCGGCCTGGTGAAGGCCGGATACAGCGACCCGGCATCAGCCACCTACACAAGCGACAACGTGCAGGCGCAGTGGAAGGCGAAGAAGTTCGGCTTCGGCTGGGACGGCGCAGGCCTGCCCGCCGGCGCCGTTGGCGATGTCTCCGGCGACCTGGTCGTCGGTGACCCGCTCACCAGCCCGAGCGGCAAGAAGGGCGGCCTGTACTTCCCGAACAACATCATGATGTACAAGAACACCCCGAGCCAGAAGGGTTCCGAGGCGTTTCTCACGTACTACTACAAGAACATGGCCCCGCTGTGGACCAAGAACACCGGCATCGGCCTTCCTCCGCTGAAGTCCATCGCTGACACCAGCGAGTTCAAGGCCAACGCGAACAACGTGAAGATCCTGAGCGACTGGCAGCCCATCCTGAAGACCTGGGCGGCTCCCGGCGGAGACGGGCTGTTCTACAACATCGCCAACACGGTGGACGGAACCGCTCCGATGCTCACATTCACACAGTCGATCCTCGGCGGCAAGACCGACGCGAAGTCGGCCCTGACCAAGTTGCAGACCTCGATCGAAGGCTTGATGAAGTAA
- a CDS encoding carbohydrate ABC transporter permease has product MSSESVAGALNKARRGVGVAGSGRPPSARSRKRTTSHARVLLLFALPSLILLVLLNLYPVIYAGLQSLRNGDLLSAGNFVGLMNYVNVLQSPAFWHSALFTLIFTVTGVFGSWAVGLALSLLLRTRIPANGVFKVLLLLPWVVPVVVSATSWNWLVATPQSPLPILFHALGFGNVLFLADPVLAQVTVCVFKVWISFPFMMMMMSSALASVDTNVYEASKVDGASSWQTFRQITLPIISRSTYISWILMTIFCVNDFPTIFLLTGGGPVNATQSLVVLAYTTVFQNFQTGPGVAIAFLMTLVLVVIATALYRQIRKVSVE; this is encoded by the coding sequence ATGTCGTCAGAGTCCGTGGCCGGAGCGCTGAACAAGGCACGAAGAGGCGTCGGTGTCGCCGGGTCGGGTCGGCCGCCCAGTGCGCGCAGCCGCAAACGCACCACGTCGCACGCGCGGGTGTTGCTTCTCTTTGCGCTCCCCTCGCTTATTCTGCTGGTGCTGCTCAACCTCTACCCGGTCATCTACGCCGGCCTGCAGTCGCTGCGCAACGGGGATCTGCTCAGCGCCGGCAACTTCGTCGGGCTCATGAACTACGTGAACGTGCTGCAGTCGCCGGCATTCTGGCACTCAGCCCTGTTCACCCTCATCTTCACCGTCACCGGCGTCTTCGGCAGCTGGGCCGTCGGCCTCGCGCTGTCGCTGCTGCTGCGCACCCGCATCCCGGCGAACGGCGTCTTCAAAGTGCTGCTGCTGCTGCCATGGGTCGTTCCGGTCGTCGTCTCCGCCACCTCGTGGAACTGGCTGGTGGCCACACCGCAGTCCCCGTTGCCGATCCTCTTCCACGCACTCGGCTTCGGAAACGTGTTGTTCCTGGCCGACCCGGTTCTGGCCCAGGTAACCGTCTGCGTCTTCAAGGTGTGGATCAGCTTTCCCTTCATGATGATGATGATGTCCTCGGCGCTCGCCTCCGTCGACACCAACGTCTATGAGGCGTCCAAGGTGGACGGCGCGTCGAGCTGGCAGACCTTCCGGCAGATTACGCTTCCGATCATCTCGCGGTCGACGTACATCAGCTGGATCCTGATGACCATCTTCTGCGTCAACGACTTCCCGACCATCTTCCTTCTCACCGGAGGAGGGCCCGTGAACGCCACCCAGTCGCTCGTCGTGCTGGCGTACACCACCGTGTTCCAGAACTTCCAGACCGGCCCCGGTGTCGCCATCGCCTTCCTCATGACCCTCGTACTCGTGGTCATCGCGACGGCGTTGTACCGCCAGATTCGAAAGGTGAGCGTCGAATGA
- a CDS encoding carbohydrate ABC transporter permease, whose amino-acid sequence MSADTTNVPITGTLQVGVISGKRRTLTQAQERGKWWRFLGILVITAVVLTPILAVFLLSLEPSLGSTTTGLTFENFGKVFSATSVGTWLGNSLTVTLVTVVVAVAVAAPAGYVLSRGRSKLVSGYSLVLFIVQSLPIVTAVIPLFILFAQLGLVDNLAGITIIYVGSTMSVAVWMMAAYFDSIPITLEEAAWMDGCSVFGSFTRVVLRNSLPGVLSTAIFSFLLAWNDYLVAVVFLRSDENYTLPIGLQTFFQQNQANWGLVMAVAVIMMLPPIIIFSVLNKYFSVGGIGGSLAGK is encoded by the coding sequence ATGAGCGCCGACACAACCAATGTGCCGATCACGGGAACACTCCAGGTCGGGGTCATCTCGGGCAAGCGCCGCACGCTGACGCAGGCACAGGAACGCGGCAAATGGTGGCGGTTCTTAGGCATCCTGGTCATCACGGCCGTCGTGCTCACGCCGATCCTCGCCGTCTTTCTGCTCTCGCTCGAACCGTCGCTGGGCAGCACTACCACCGGCCTCACCTTCGAGAACTTCGGCAAAGTCTTCAGTGCGACCTCGGTGGGAACCTGGCTGGGCAACAGCCTCACCGTCACCCTCGTGACGGTGGTGGTTGCCGTCGCCGTGGCGGCGCCCGCCGGGTACGTGCTCTCCCGGGGACGCAGCAAGCTGGTCTCCGGGTATTCGCTGGTGCTCTTCATCGTGCAGTCGCTGCCGATCGTCACCGCCGTGATCCCGCTGTTCATCCTGTTCGCCCAGCTCGGGCTGGTCGACAACCTGGCGGGTATCACCATCATCTACGTGGGCTCAACGATGTCGGTGGCGGTGTGGATGATGGCCGCCTACTTCGACTCGATTCCCATCACGCTGGAAGAGGCGGCGTGGATGGACGGGTGCTCCGTGTTCGGCAGCTTCACGCGCGTGGTGCTGCGCAACTCGCTGCCGGGAGTTCTCTCCACGGCGATCTTCTCGTTCCTGCTCGCCTGGAACGACTATCTGGTCGCCGTCGTGTTCCTGCGTTCCGATGAGAACTACACGCTCCCGATAGGCCTGCAGACCTTCTTCCAGCAGAACCAGGCCAACTGGGGTCTGGTGATGGCCGTCGCGGTGATCATGATGCTGCCGCCGATCATCATCTTCTCCGTGCTCAACAAGTACTTCAGCGTCGGCGGAATCGGGGGATCGCTTGCAGGGAAGTGA
- a CDS encoding GMC oxidoreductase: MQGSDPCNDSTTSGNPAVSPTIRAAIDRVIPADAWPGGWEGGVGAYLVSARHELRWATTLLSALASRLDTMATAHDATFAELDDAQQDAILGSLEHSPESAAEFAALRRICWEGYYASSSSAAMSSAVEQRTPIGLPMVGFRAVPEGVVPIEPEAIAGIRSDRVKREYDAVIVGSGPGGGVAAQVLTQAGKHVLLVERARQLPNAALRGDHLHGKRNAVYASSVGPGPGHPRVALLPDEELVVDGDGDANVYGLNADALGGGTRVWQGMAWRFMPDDFRMASVYGNPDGASLADWPVDYDEMEPYYSRAEQELGVSGAEGGLTRRTPRSAGYPMPPMGTEPARELLGAAADALGWGWGPIPLAINSVPHDGRPACVRCPQCVGHACPVNAKNGSNNTFIPRAVATGRCDVLYDSEVVEVRDKADIAGVTIMADASTHPIEVTVRAAVIVVSAGAVETPRLLLASGIGNDVMGRNLHDHRFVTMLGTVQNPVKQFIGPGHSVATLDHVHADSIPWGGGVIVDLMSLLPLTSAASPSMPDVPAWGAAHKEWMRGDRARAFGVFGMGQEIPLATSRVTLADGVRDRWGRPGAALRKNVHWASVQVEEGMAAAGAQWLEAAGARDVRRSVGTATASAAGEHSCGTARMGVDPAASATDPWGRVHGARRVVVCDSSLHPTNGSVNPTLTIVANAFRVAEHLVADWPA; the protein is encoded by the coding sequence TTGCAGGGAAGTGACCCCTGTAACGATTCCACAACCTCCGGCAACCCGGCCGTCTCCCCGACAATCCGTGCCGCTATTGACCGGGTGATCCCGGCCGATGCTTGGCCAGGTGGATGGGAGGGCGGAGTCGGCGCGTACCTGGTGAGCGCTCGCCACGAGCTGCGGTGGGCAACGACGCTGCTGTCGGCACTGGCCTCCCGACTGGACACGATGGCCACGGCGCACGACGCGACGTTCGCCGAACTCGACGACGCACAGCAGGATGCCATTCTCGGCTCGCTCGAGCACTCGCCCGAGAGCGCCGCCGAGTTCGCCGCGCTGCGCAGGATTTGCTGGGAGGGCTATTACGCGTCGTCCTCGTCAGCAGCAATGTCGTCCGCAGTTGAACAGCGCACGCCGATCGGGCTGCCGATGGTGGGGTTCCGGGCCGTGCCCGAGGGAGTCGTGCCCATTGAACCCGAGGCGATTGCGGGCATCCGCTCCGATCGCGTCAAGCGCGAGTACGACGCCGTCATCGTGGGCAGCGGACCGGGCGGCGGCGTTGCCGCCCAGGTGCTCACGCAGGCGGGCAAGCACGTTCTGCTCGTGGAGCGTGCGCGGCAGTTGCCGAATGCCGCGCTGCGCGGCGACCACCTGCACGGCAAGCGCAACGCCGTGTACGCCTCGTCCGTGGGGCCGGGGCCGGGGCATCCGCGCGTCGCGCTGCTGCCCGACGAAGAGCTCGTCGTCGACGGCGACGGGGATGCTAACGTCTACGGATTGAACGCGGATGCGCTCGGTGGCGGCACACGCGTGTGGCAGGGAATGGCGTGGCGTTTCATGCCCGACGACTTTCGCATGGCGAGCGTCTACGGCAACCCCGACGGCGCCTCGCTGGCCGACTGGCCGGTCGACTACGACGAGATGGAACCGTACTACTCACGCGCGGAGCAGGAACTCGGGGTCTCGGGCGCCGAGGGCGGACTCACCCGCCGCACGCCGCGCTCGGCCGGCTATCCGATGCCGCCGATGGGCACAGAGCCCGCCCGCGAACTGCTGGGCGCGGCCGCCGATGCGCTCGGCTGGGGCTGGGGTCCGATTCCGCTGGCGATCAACAGCGTGCCACACGACGGCAGGCCCGCGTGCGTGCGCTGCCCGCAGTGCGTCGGACACGCGTGCCCGGTGAACGCCAAGAACGGCTCGAACAACACTTTCATTCCGCGCGCTGTCGCTACGGGGCGGTGCGACGTGCTGTACGACTCCGAGGTCGTCGAGGTGCGCGACAAAGCCGACATCGCCGGGGTCACGATCATGGCGGATGCCTCGACTCACCCGATCGAGGTGACCGTGCGCGCCGCCGTCATTGTGGTGTCGGCCGGCGCCGTCGAGACGCCGCGGCTGCTGCTGGCCAGCGGCATCGGCAACGACGTGATGGGTCGCAATCTTCACGATCACCGTTTCGTGACGATGCTCGGAACGGTTCAGAATCCTGTGAAGCAGTTCATCGGTCCTGGGCACTCGGTGGCGACCCTCGATCATGTGCACGCCGACAGCATCCCGTGGGGCGGCGGTGTGATCGTCGACCTGATGAGCCTGTTGCCGCTGACATCCGCCGCATCGCCCTCGATGCCGGACGTGCCGGCGTGGGGCGCCGCACACAAGGAGTGGATGCGCGGCGATCGCGCGCGCGCATTCGGTGTGTTCGGCATGGGGCAGGAGATTCCACTGGCCACCTCACGTGTCACGCTCGCCGACGGGGTGCGCGACCGCTGGGGGCGCCCGGGAGCTGCCTTGCGCAAGAACGTGCACTGGGCATCCGTTCAGGTCGAGGAGGGCATGGCTGCGGCCGGCGCGCAGTGGCTCGAAGCAGCGGGAGCTCGCGATGTGCGACGCTCGGTCGGCACCGCCACGGCCTCGGCCGCGGGAGAGCACTCCTGCGGCACGGCGCGCATGGGTGTTGACCCGGCTGCCTCGGCCACCGACCCGTGGGGTCGGGTGCACGGAGCGCGGCGCGTTGTCGTGTGTGACTCGTCGCTGCATCCCACGAACGGCAGCGTCAACCCCACGCTGACGATCGTGGCGAACGCCTTCCGCGTCGCCGAGCACCTCGTGGCGGACTGGCCGGCCTAG
- a CDS encoding OmpA family protein, producing the protein MSTRSWHTRLIVALCCAAMLAGATTLATGVAPAAAGTPQAKPHDVPLAGTFAYRAFDLPDGKLIHGAIHAVVRIPGGTAVFYSMGGAGADSGAAMPRIGLASQFRPLDAWAVGIVDAKDMTYYMPMVAKSGECLCSSVSEISVTHAKPNVGWAVLPPLPKGLTHVTVSIGFRAQITNVPVTTELPKPIVDSRAVTLDRGWPKLPSSNTIASADAALSTRELTSNIADPEATVSTSEKKVSVALNSDVLFAVDQSVLTPRARQTLKDTAAKINKNATGVVSIVGYTDDTGTTAHNQTLSEARAQSVLSALQPLVTNTGVTLKVSGLGEQNPVADNGTDVGRQLNRRVTVTMSTEGN; encoded by the coding sequence CCGGCGTCGCACCGGCGGCGGCCGGTACGCCCCAGGCGAAGCCTCACGACGTGCCGCTCGCGGGCACCTTCGCGTACCGGGCCTTTGACCTGCCTGACGGAAAGCTGATTCACGGCGCCATTCATGCGGTCGTGCGAATACCGGGCGGGACCGCTGTGTTCTACTCGATGGGCGGTGCGGGGGCAGACTCGGGGGCCGCCATGCCAAGGATCGGCCTCGCGAGTCAGTTTCGGCCTCTGGATGCCTGGGCGGTCGGCATCGTCGACGCGAAGGACATGACGTACTACATGCCCATGGTGGCGAAATCGGGCGAGTGCCTGTGCAGCAGTGTGTCGGAGATTTCCGTCACTCATGCGAAACCCAATGTCGGGTGGGCGGTGCTGCCCCCCTTGCCCAAGGGACTCACTCACGTGACCGTCTCCATCGGCTTCCGCGCGCAGATCACGAATGTTCCCGTGACCACCGAACTGCCGAAGCCGATCGTCGACTCGCGGGCGGTGACGCTCGACCGCGGCTGGCCGAAGCTCCCGAGTTCAAACACCATCGCATCCGCAGATGCGGCATTGTCCACACGAGAACTCACCAGCAATATCGCGGACCCGGAGGCCACCGTCAGCACGAGTGAAAAGAAGGTCTCCGTCGCGCTGAACTCCGATGTGCTCTTCGCCGTCGACCAGTCGGTCCTGACACCCCGGGCGCGGCAGACCCTCAAGGACACCGCCGCGAAGATCAACAAGAATGCGACAGGCGTCGTTTCGATCGTCGGTTACACGGACGACACCGGAACAACCGCGCATAACCAGACCCTCTCGGAGGCCCGCGCTCAGTCCGTGCTGAGTGCGCTGCAACCGCTCGTGACGAACACCGGCGTCACGCTGAAGGTGTCTGGCCTGGGCGAACAGAACCCGGTCGCCGACAACGGCACGGATGTCGGCAGGCAACTCAACAGGCGAGTAACGGTGACGATGTCGACGGAAGGAAACTGA